The following DNA comes from Halofilum ochraceum.
GGCGTGGCGGGCGGCGACGGCGTTCGGCCCGGCCATCGCCGAGCGCTTCATCGACGGCCCGGAGGTCACCGTCGCCCTGGTCGGCGATCGGGCGCTTCCGGCGATCCGGCTGGAGACGCCGCGGACGTTTTATGACTACGAGGCGAAGTACGAGGCGGATTCGACGCGGTATCACCTGCCGAGCGGTCTGTCGGCGACGCTGGAAAAGCGCTGTCAGGAACTGTCGCTCGCGGCCTTCCGCGCGCTGGGCGGCGCCGGCTGGGGCCGGGTCGATCTGATGATCGACGCGGTCGGCGAACCCTGGCTGATCGAGGCCAACACGGCGCCCGGGATGACGGATCACAGCCTGGTGCCAATGGCCGCCGCGCACGCGGGGATCGGCTTCGATGAGCTCGTGGTGTGGATTCTCGAGCAGACGCTGCCGCGGGAGGCGGCCGAGTGATGGCGGCGACTCTGCCACTGGAGATTATGCCCATGGCGCATCCGGGCACCTGGAAAACACTGATCGGCGTGTTGGCGCTGGCGATTCTGGCCGGAGGCCTGATTTCGTGGGCGCGCTCGGTCGACTGGCCGATCGAGGTCGTGCGGATCGACGGACCGGTCCGCCATACCGACCGCGAGAGCATGAAATCGATCATGGCGCGCCACGCCGAGGCCGGTTTCGCCGCCATGGATCTGACGGCGCTGCGGCGTGACCTCGTGGAATTGCCCTGGGTGCGCGAGGCATCGCTGCGGCGCGTCTGGCCGGACACCCTGCGTGTCGAAGTGCGTGAGCATGAACCGGTCGCTGTCTGGAACGGGGATGCGCTGGTAAGCGATGAGGGCACGGTATTCCGGCCCGCGACCTTCAGCGAAGATGGTCTGGCACGGCTTTCGGGGCCGAGCGGGCAGGGCGGCGCCATGCTCGAGCGCCTGCGCGCGTTTGAACAGCGCCTCGCGCCGCTCGACCTGGACGTCGCGGCGCTTGAGCAGGATGCCCGGCGCGCCTGGCGCCTGACGCTCGAAAACGGAATCGTCCTGCGGCTCGGGCGGGATCGGGTCGCGGAACGGCTCGGGCGTTTCCGGGCCGTCTGGTCTGGCGTGCTGGAACCGCGCGCCGCACGAATCGACGCGATCGATCTGCGTTACACGAATGGATTCGCCGTCGCATGGCGTGACGGCGAGAAACCGCAAGCGCCTGGAGGGGAGGCTTGATGTCGAAGAAATCCGACCGTCGGATGATCGTGGGCCTGGACATCGGTACGTCCAAGGTCGTGTCCATCGTGGGCGAACTGGGGCCTGATGGGGACATCGAGATCATCGGTATCGGCTCGCATCCTTCGCGCGGTCTCAAGAAGGGCGTGGTGGTGAATATCGAGTCCACGGTCCAGTCCATCCAGCGTGCGATCGAGGAGGCCGAGCTGATGGCCGGCTGCCAGATCCAGGCGGTCTATGCCGGTATCGCCGGCAGCCACGTGAAGAGCCTCAACTCCCACGGAATCGTCGCGATCAAGGAGCGCGAGGTCGGCCCGGGTGAGGTCGAGCGGGTCATCGATGCGGCCAAGGCGGTGGCGATCCCCGCGGACCAGCGGATCCTCCATGTGCTGCCACAGGAATTCATCATCGATGACCAGGAGGGCATCAAGGAGCCGATCGGCATGTCGGGGGTGCGCCTGGAGGCGAAGGTGCATCTCGTGACCGGCGCGGTGTCGGCGGCGCAGAACATCATCAAGTGCGTGCGCCGCTGCGGACTCGATGTCGACGACATCATCCTCGAGCAGCTCGCCTCGAGCTACGCGGTGCTGACCGAGGACGAGAAGGAACTGGGCGTATGCCTGGTCGACATCGGCGGCGGTACGACGGATATCGCGGTGTTCACCGAGGGCTCCATCCGCCACACCGCGGTGATCCCGATCGCCGGTGACCAGGTGACCAACGACATCGCCGTGGCCCTGCGGACACCGACCCAGAACGCCGAGGAGATCAAGGTCAAGTACGCCTGCGCACTGCGCACGCTGACCAATGCCGAGGAGACCATCGAGGTGCCGGGCGTGGGCGATCGACCCTCGCGGCGGCTCGCGCGGCAGACGCTCGCCGAGGTGGTCGAGCCCCGCTACGAGGAACTGCTCGGGCTCGTCCAGGCGGAGCTCCGCCGCACGGGCTTCGAGGACATGGTGGCGGCCGGCGTGGTCCTGACCGGCGGCAGCGCCAAGATGGAGGGCGTCGGCGAACTGGCCGAAGAGGTTTTTCACATGCCGGTGCGGATCGGGATGCCGAAAGGCATCTCGGGTCTCGCCGACGTGGTCCGCAATCCGATCCATTCGACGGGTGTCGGGTTGCTTCTGTTTGGACGGGAACACCAGGCCGGCGGCGGCGCGAGGCTGTCGTCGGATGACGGCGGGCAGGGACTCTGGGCCCGGATGAAGGCCTGGTTCAACGGGCAGTTCTGATCAGGTGGGTGGGCCGCACGGGGCGATGTGGCGAGAGGCAGAAAACGGGGAATACCGCAGTTCAGCAGTGGCGAGAAGCCACGCGAGGAGACGGCAATGTTCGAGTTGATGGATTCATACAATCAGCAGGCGACAATCAAGCTGATCGGCATCGGTGGTGGCGGCGGTAATGCCGTTGATCACATGGTCCGATCCGGTATCGAGGGCGTGGATTTCATCTGTGCGAATACCGACGCACAGGCACTGAATAACGTCCAGTCCAAGACGACGCTCCAGCTCGGGGCGAATATGACCAAGGGCCTCGGTGCCGGCGCCAACCCGGATATCGGGCGGCAGGCCGCGCTCGAGGACCGCGAGCGGATCCAGGAGTTGATCGAGGGCACCGATATGCTGTTCCTCACCGCCGGTATGGGGGGTGGGACTGGCACCGGAGCCGCACCGGTGGTCGCCCAGCTCGCCCGCGAGATGGGGATTCTCACGGTCGCGGTGGTGACCAAGCCGTTCCCGTTTGAGGGCAAGAAGCGGATGAAAACCGCCACTGACGGCATCGCGGAACTGCAGGAGCACGTGGATTCGCTGATCACGATCCCGAACGAGAAGCTCCTGACCGTGCTCGGCAAGAATACGTCCCTGCTCGACGCGTTCAAGTCGGCCAATGATGTCCTCCAGGGCGCAGTGCAGGGGATCGCCGAGTTGATCACCCGTCCGGGCCTGATCAACGTCGACTTCGCGGACGTGAAGACCGTGATGTCCGAGATGGGTATGGCGATGATGGGCTCCGGTGTCGGTACCGGCGAGGAGCGGGCCCGCGAGGCCGCCGAGGCCGCGATCAACAGCCCGCTGCTCGAGGACGTCCACCTCTCGGGGGCGCGCGGTATCCTGGTCAACGTCTCCGCGGGCATGAACATGGCGATCGGCGAGTTCGAAGAGGTCGGTACGACCATCCGCCAGTTCTCCTCGGAGGATGCCCAGGTGGTCGTCGGCACCGTGATCGATCCGGAACTCGAGGACGAGCTCCGTGTGACCGTGGTCGCGACCGGGCTGGGACAGCCTCAGCAGCAGCAGGCGCAGCGCCCGCGTGCGGTCGCCCGCACGGCCGATGGCCAGGTGGATTACGGCGAAATGGACCGTCCAACCGTGATGCGGACCGCCCGAAAAGCGGCCGGCGACGGCCTCAGCAGCGGTGGCCGCGAAGAGGATATCGAGTACCTGGATATCCCGGCATTCCTGCGCCGTCAGGCCGACTGACGGCGCGGGTTTCCGGCGGCGGTGTGAACCGGTTCACGGCCCTGTCCATGACAGGATGATAACGTCGTCCGCGACGATCGGGAGTTTTTCGGGCTGTGAATCCCGAATGACTGTTCTATAATGCGTCGTTTGACAATGGCCGGCATATATTGTCCGGTTGCGGAACAAGCGAGGGAGTAGCGGTCGAGTGATCCGCCAGCGAACACTGAAAAACGTCATCCGCGCCACCGGCGTGGGCCTGCACACAGGCGACAAGGTCTATCTGACCCTGCGCCCCGCCGCGGTCGACACCGGTATCGTGTTCCGGCGCGTGGATTTCGACGAACCGCGGATCATCCCGGCCGACCCGTACAACGTCGGCGAAACCGTCCTCAATACGACCCTGCTGGTCGATGGCGTCCGCGTCTCCACGGTGGAGCACCTGCTGTCGGCCATGGCCGGGCTGGGCATCGACAATGCCTACGTCGACCTGAGTGCCCCGGAAGTGCCGATCATGGATGGCAGCGCCGGCCCGTTCGTCTTCCTGATCCAGTCGGCGGGCATCGTCGAGCAGAAGGCGGCCAAGAAATTCATCCGCATCCGTAAGCCGGTGCAGGTGGATGGCGAGGACGGCAAGTACGCCCGTTTCTCACCGTACAATGGCTTCAAGGTCGACTTCACCGTGGAATTCGACCATCCCCTGTTCAACGGCTCCAGCCAGAGTGCGGCGATCGATTTCTCGACGACCTCGTTCGTGAAGGAGATCAGCCGTGCCCGAACGTTCGGTTTCATGAAGGATATCGAGGCGATGCGCGCGCGCAATCTGGCGCTCGGGGGCAGCCTCGATAATGCGATCGTGGTCGACGACTACCGGGTCCTGAATGAAGACGGCCTTCGGTACGAAGACGAATTCGTCAAACACAAGATTCTTGACGTGATCGGCGACCTCTACCTGCTCGGGCACAGCCTGATCGGGGCATT
Coding sequences within:
- a CDS encoding cell division protein FtsQ/DivIB: MAHPGTWKTLIGVLALAILAGGLISWARSVDWPIEVVRIDGPVRHTDRESMKSIMARHAEAGFAAMDLTALRRDLVELPWVREASLRRVWPDTLRVEVREHEPVAVWNGDALVSDEGTVFRPATFSEDGLARLSGPSGQGGAMLERLRAFEQRLAPLDLDVAALEQDARRAWRLTLENGIVLRLGRDRVAERLGRFRAVWSGVLEPRAARIDAIDLRYTNGFAVAWRDGEKPQAPGGEA
- the ftsA gene encoding cell division protein FtsA — translated: MSKKSDRRMIVGLDIGTSKVVSIVGELGPDGDIEIIGIGSHPSRGLKKGVVVNIESTVQSIQRAIEEAELMAGCQIQAVYAGIAGSHVKSLNSHGIVAIKEREVGPGEVERVIDAAKAVAIPADQRILHVLPQEFIIDDQEGIKEPIGMSGVRLEAKVHLVTGAVSAAQNIIKCVRRCGLDVDDIILEQLASSYAVLTEDEKELGVCLVDIGGGTTDIAVFTEGSIRHTAVIPIAGDQVTNDIAVALRTPTQNAEEIKVKYACALRTLTNAEETIEVPGVGDRPSRRLARQTLAEVVEPRYEELLGLVQAELRRTGFEDMVAAGVVLTGGSAKMEGVGELAEEVFHMPVRIGMPKGISGLADVVRNPIHSTGVGLLLFGREHQAGGGARLSSDDGGQGLWARMKAWFNGQF
- the ftsZ gene encoding cell division protein FtsZ, with protein sequence MFELMDSYNQQATIKLIGIGGGGGNAVDHMVRSGIEGVDFICANTDAQALNNVQSKTTLQLGANMTKGLGAGANPDIGRQAALEDRERIQELIEGTDMLFLTAGMGGGTGTGAAPVVAQLAREMGILTVAVVTKPFPFEGKKRMKTATDGIAELQEHVDSLITIPNEKLLTVLGKNTSLLDAFKSANDVLQGAVQGIAELITRPGLINVDFADVKTVMSEMGMAMMGSGVGTGEERAREAAEAAINSPLLEDVHLSGARGILVNVSAGMNMAIGEFEEVGTTIRQFSSEDAQVVVGTVIDPELEDELRVTVVATGLGQPQQQQAQRPRAVARTADGQVDYGEMDRPTVMRTARKAAGDGLSSGGREEDIEYLDIPAFLRRQAD
- the lpxC gene encoding UDP-3-O-acyl-N-acetylglucosamine deacetylase; this translates as MIRQRTLKNVIRATGVGLHTGDKVYLTLRPAAVDTGIVFRRVDFDEPRIIPADPYNVGETVLNTTLLVDGVRVSTVEHLLSAMAGLGIDNAYVDLSAPEVPIMDGSAGPFVFLIQSAGIVEQKAAKKFIRIRKPVQVDGEDGKYARFSPYNGFKVDFTVEFDHPLFNGSSQSAAIDFSTTSFVKEISRARTFGFMKDIEAMRARNLALGGSLDNAIVVDDYRVLNEDGLRYEDEFVKHKILDVIGDLYLLGHSLIGAFEGYKSGHALNNQLLRQLLSDESAWEAVTYEDAATAPISYAETAEVLS